A genomic segment from Lutzomyia longipalpis isolate SR_M1_2022 chromosome 3, ASM2433408v1 encodes:
- the LOC129792639 gene encoding uncharacterized protein LOC129792639: MERDREKWERFRESKLEAMRQHKYNVERRMRYDCNTDKRYWSQRHDKLKRYPKQEALDPSWYTDNIYSNQSVDEEEDFREFGGGRRMRNAYGRRDVNGNDDRFTFMPIKPTTPTRYGEYKYPKSSSYSFGAESYEGGKRQRAMVPKSHSFSVGQTSPKCHRDAQKREDFQYRRRNYSYVEGAGSFPPSFMRICDRDGCVNESCLAKGNNPMNIRNDLHRVEDSEDDDFPLGMWRLKRHLREKALAAKQARSRRYYYGEELSHNDDSSVYEDAQVDCNDRRRRSSFVDEMEQLICCDRPKVTKRSVYDDDVYPMSDYRYGTKTKSMLEVKPPSKYDDSSSGSTDIELDDFNFDFEKYWEELDKSPSPEEDIQFKNSNIVGRPKVKNSNVERYNNGSLVEGIPTAEELLLYEPPPPILKAPSASLDPPQPEGYINNLGYSEPYVPAFYPPPTPVHKLPQFTHKVYPEMHPAHHKYTNFYPQEAYVQSPPPSNAISLINNIFSIYKPSKYSPLNCHTQQIKPEPCKKILMPSTIRPLGEHSFLTSVKRPLLVKPMSTQEQAQFKIIPEKTGLRISPLYRFDFGSGAKKKLKLKSTARPLLFPH; encoded by the coding sequence ATGGAGCGCGACCGCGAAAAATGGGAGAGATTCCGTGAGAGTAAGCTCGAGGCGATGCGTCAGCACAAGTACAACGTTGAGCGACGGATGCGGTATGACTGCAACACAGACAAGCGATACTGGAGTCAGCGGCATGATAAATTGAAACGATACCCAAAGCAGGAAGCTCTAGATCCATCGTGGTACACGGACAACATCTACTCGAATCAGAGTGTGGATGAAGAGGAAGATTTTAGGGAGTTTGGAGGTGGTAGGAGGATGCGCAATGCCTACGGACGAAGAGACGTTAACGGAAATGACGATCGATTCACCTTTATGCCAATCAAACCAACAACACCAACGAGGTATGGAGAGTACAAATATCCAAAATCAAGCAGCTACTCCTTCGGAGCTGAATCGTATGAAGGTGGTAAGAGGCAACGAGCCATGGTGCCTAAGTCGCATTCCTTCAGTGTTGGTCAAACATCACCAAAATGCCATAGAGATGCTCAGAAGCGCGAAGACTTCCAATACCGACGACGAAACTATTCCTATGTCGAAGGTGCAGGATCATTCCCACCATCCTTCATGCGAATTTGCGATAGAGATGGGTGCGTCAATGAATCCTGCTTAGCCAAGGGGAATAATCCAATGAACATCAGGAATGATTTGCATCGCGTTGAGGATTCCGAAGATGATGACTTCCCACTTGGTATGTGGCGCTTGAAACGGCATCTGAGGGAAAAGGCTCTAGCTGCTAAGCAGGCACGAAGTAGACGGTACTACTACGGTGAAGAACTATCCCACAACGATGATAGCAGCGTCTATGAAGATGCTCAAGTGGACTGCAACGATAGACGACGTCGCAGCAGTTTTGTTGACGAAATGGAACAATTGATCTGCTGCGATAGACCAAAGGTAACGAAACGTTCCGTCTACGATGATGATGTCTACCCCATGTCCGACTACAGGTATGGAACGAAAACCAAGAGTATGCTCGAAGTTAAACCTCCCAGCAAGTACGATGATAGCTCATCTGGCTCTACAGACATCGAACtggatgattttaattttgattttgagaaATACTGGGAGGAGTTGGATAAATCTCCATCGCCCGAGGAGGATATCCAATTCAAGAACTCCAACATTGTAGGAAGGCCAAAGGTGAAGAATAGCAACGTGGAGAGGTATAACAATGGAAGTCTCGTTGAGGGTATACCAACGGCTGAGGAGTTGTTGCTGTATGAACCACCACCGCCAATTCTGAAAGCGCCATCAGCTTCACTCGATCCCCCGCAACCTGAGGGGTACATCAACAATCTCGGCTACAGCGAACCCTACGTTCCGGCATTCTATCCACCTCCAACGCCGGTGCACAAACTTCCGCAATTTACGCACAAAGTCTACCCTGAAATGCATCCTGCACACCACAAGTATACAAATTTCTACCCTCAAGAAGCCTACGTGCAGTCCCCACCACCTTCCAATGCCATCAGCCTAATTAACAACATCTTCTCAATCTACAAGCCAAGCAAGTACTCCCCACTGAACTGCCATACACAGCAAATAAAGCCTGAGccttgtaagaaaattctcatgccTAGTACGATTCGTCCACTTGGTGAGCATAGCTTCCTCACGTCCGTAAAGCGACCACTACTTGTGAAGCCAATGTCCACCCAAGAGCAGGCACAGTTTAAGATTATTCCCGAAAAGACTGGCCTGCGTATTTCACCTCTATATCGCTTTGACTTTGGTAGTGGTGCAAAGAAGAAGCTCAAATTGAAAAGTACAGCGCGGCCATTGCTCTTTCCACATTGA
- the LOC129792653 gene encoding uncharacterized protein LOC129792653: MLVVHWSIFTLTLQLTYCASIHSHVESAPATPESICSELPETSLQEDGVESSLTLELKPHMFRGSCKRIFLAPESHGFFVRLHRPANGKKFSFTNKNLSSGLKMRTTNSTTESCPLTIFFSNDPRIPPWRIDPCQLEANGGIEEPVRLLQGRLRIVWQHGGNMPSYRLLLTAFGKGELCKQERKHPCLRVGHETLFCISEDLTCDGIQHCPSGNEYDSDESIELCSGNQKPPLVPRMHLWEHFSMQMFRELFSPDLTSTSTTVAPFSEAPESTLAPSGTRKSLTRGLSRYGPWGYLMLGMLLCGGALLICGLWECCCRQTKPATPGANGDGHTGESFTDSPATGSTQSDVTPPNYDEIEPPPSYSTLFPGLKATSSETQTESNTPATAPTAV; encoded by the exons ATGTTGAATCAGCGCCAGCAACGCCAGAGTCCATCTGCAGTGAGCTGCCGGAGACATCACTGCAGGAGGATGGGGTGGAGTCCAGCCTCACGCTGGAGCTAAAGCCCCACATGTTTCGGGGGTCGTGCAAGAGGATCTTCCTGGCGCCAGAATCTCATGGGTTCTTCGTGCGTCTCCATCGACCCGCCAATGGGAAAAAGTTCTCCTTCACAAATAAGAATCTTAGCAGTGGCCTAAAGATGCGCACGACAAATTCCACGACTGAATCGTGTCCATTAACCATT TTCTTCTCAAATGATCCAAGAATCCCGCCATGGCGCATCGATCCGTGTCAGTTGGAAGCAAATGGCGGTATTGAAGAACCCGTGCGCCTCCTACAGGGACGCCTGCGAATTGTATGGCAACATGGTGGCAATATGCCCAGCTATCGCCTCCTCTTAACAGCTTTCGGCAAGGGTGAGCTGTGTAAGCAGGAGAGGAAGCACCCATGCCTCCGTGTTGGTCATGAGACACTCTTCTGCATCAGTGAGGATCTCACATGCGACGGCATCCAGCACTGTCCGTCTGGGAATGAGTACGACAGTGATGAGAGTATAGAGTTGTGCTCAGGAAACCAGAAACCCCCATTGGTGCCGCGAATGCATCTCTGGGAGCATTTTTCCATGCAAATGTTCCGGGAACTCTTTTCGCCGGATCTCACATCCACTTCAACGACTGTTGCGCCATTTTCGGAGGCGCCCGAATCGACACTTGCACCCTCTGGGACGAGAAAGAGTCTCACGCGCGGCCTTTCGCGGTACGGTCCGTGGGGTTACCTCATGCTAGGAATGCTTCTCTGCGGTGGAGCACTTCTCATCTGTGGTCTGTGGG AGTGCTGCTGTCGTCAGACAAAACCTGCCACACCAGGGGCCAATGGGGACGGGCACACGGGGGAATCTTTCACGGATAGTCCAGCCACGGGTTCCACGCAATCCGACGTCACACCCCCAAATTACGACGAGATTGAGCCACCACCATCGTATTCAACCCTCTTCCCGGGCCTCAAAGCCACCAGCAGTGAGACCCAAACTGAAAGCAATACCCCAGCCACGGCTCCAACGGCCGTTTAG